In Oryza brachyantha chromosome 2, ObraRS2, whole genome shotgun sequence, a single window of DNA contains:
- the LOC102702821 gene encoding uncharacterized protein LOC102702821: MGHGKEAKTRPDPRVDIQEKGEIFFFYRPKVGKHEARSPDDVQRMYVVLRPEAAADGRAVEEKQAPDSGKEGHKKQQHGDGGEGEGGHGKEEVDMEERPLLRLIVMGKKSLPDPAERRRPYWGYVELVTTDVNHIKDVLKEEEYGTATRGTRRRAAARALGEGVYRILKHDSGHRRVHTHLVYKLELPAPARRRDGEAGEPQEAMNVEPEASYLIQIKNPEQRGGGGGGGFRGLQSKRRAAFPAHLQGRFGSSSRYAPADPPDLLNYEGCEFLLIAASDDVEGELGLELETETDAGAKLEGAGDAAGCSDLVKMFGEVADVKPLLSGNWD, encoded by the exons ATGGGGCACGGCAAGGAGGCGAAGACGAGGCCCGACCCCAGGGTGGACATCCAG GAGAAGGGCgagatcttcttcttctaccgGCCCAAGGTCGGCAAGCACGAGGCGCGCAGCCCCGACGACGTGCAGCGGATGTACGTCGTCCTCCGccccgaggccgccgccgacggccgcgCCGTCGAGGAGAAGCAGGCGCCCGACTCCGGCAAGGAGGGAcacaagaagcagcagcacggcgacggcggggaagGCGAAGGCGGCCATGGCAAGGAG GAGGTGGACATGGAGGAGCGGCCGCTGCTCCGGCTGATCGTGATGGGGAAGAAGAGCCTGCCGGACCcggcggagcgccgccgcccgtacTGGGGGTACGTCGAGCTCGTCACCACCGACGTCAACCACATCAAGGACGTGCTCAAGGAAGAGGAGTACGGCACGGCCACGCGCGGCACGCGacgcagggcggcggcgagggcgctggGCGAGGGCGTGTACCGCATCCTCAAGCACGactccggccaccgccgcgtccACACCCACCTCGTCTACAAGCTCGAGCTCCCGgcgcccgcgcggcggcgcgacggcgaggccggggAGCCGCAGGAGGCCATGAACGTGGAGCCGGAGGCGTCCTACCTCATCCAGATCAAGAACCccgagcagcgcggcggcggcggcggcgggggattCCGGGGGCTGCAGAGCAAGCGCAGGGCGGCGTTCCCGGCGCACCTGCAGGGGCGGTTCGGGAGCAGCAGCCGGTACGCGCCGGCTGACCCGCCGGACCTGCTCAACTACGAAGGGTGCGAGTTCCTGCTGATCGCGGCGTCCGACGACGTCGAGGGGGAGCTGGGGCTCGAGCTGGAGACCGAGACGGACGCCGGAGCCAAGCTCgaaggcgccggcgacgccgcgggGTGCTCGGACCTGGTGAAGATGTTCGGCGAGGTCGCCGACGTGAAGCCGCTGCTGTCCGGGAACTGGGACTAG
- the LOC102707551 gene encoding AIG2-like protein D, translated as MAAAPHLVFVYGTLMAEEVVRVLIGRAPSSSPAVLPDHQRFSIKGRVYPAILPVDGKEVSGKVFKGITDRELNVLDIFEDEEYVRRTVEISLTDSSEKLLAYAYIWGNQDDPDLYGEWNFEEWKKVHLEGYVRMTTEFMEELEQLEPKTQT; from the exons atggcggcggcgccccacCTCGTGTTCGTCTACGGGACGCTGATGGCGGAGGAGGTCGTGCGCGTCCTCAtcggccgcgcgccgtcgtcctccccggccGTGCTCCCCGACCA CCAAAGGTTCAGCATCAAGGGGCGCGTCTACCCGGCGATTCTGCCCGTCGATGGCAAGGAGGTCTCAGGAAAG GTTTTCAAGGGCATCACTGACAGGGAGCTCAATGTGCTGGATATATTTGAAGACGAGGAGTATGTCAGGAGAACTGTTGAGATATCACTAACT GATTCATCGGAGAAATTGCTCGcctatgcatatatatggggCAACCAAGATGATCCTGACCTCTATGGTGAATGGAACTTTGAG GAATGGAAAAAGGTGCATTTGGAGGGTTATGTCAGAATGACAACAGAGTTCATGGAGGAACTGGAACAGCTTGAACCAAAGACTCAGACCTGA
- the LOC102703372 gene encoding auxin response factor 5 has protein sequence MATTKQTPASSTATAAASAVPPCEGERKSPAINSELWHACAGPLVSLPPVGSLVVYFPQGHSEQVAASMQKDVDAHVPSYPNLPSKLICLLHGVILHADPDTDEVYAQMTLQPVNTYGKEALQLSELALKQARPQMEFFCKTLTASDTSTHGGFSVPRRAAEKIFPPLDFSMQPPAQELQARDIHDNVWTFRHIYRGQPKRHLLTTGWSLFVSGKRLFAGDSVIVVRDEKHQLLLGIRRANRQPTNISSSVLSSDSMHIGVLAAAAHAAANSSPFTIFYNPRASPTEFVIPFAKYQKALYSNQISLGMRFRMMFETEELGTRRYMGTITGISDLDPVRWKNSQWRNLQVGWDESAAGERRNRVSIWEIEPVAAPFFLCPQPYFGVKRPRQLDDESEMENLFKRAMPWLGEEVCIKDAQNQNTTAPGLSLVQWMNMNRQQSSSLANTAAQSEYLQALGNPAMQNLAADDLARQLYVQNNLLQQNCIQFNSPKLPQQMQTMNDLSKAAIPLNQLGAIINPQDQKQDAVSHQRQQNSIQVIPLSQAQSNLVQAQVIVQNQMQQQKPSPAQNQQRINSQSLLLPHQQQDQNLQLQQQLLLQQKQQLQQQQQQQHNQQQLNKSLGQLVNLASQQSKLFDEELQLQILQKLQQQSLMAQSTATLSQPPLIQEQQKLLIDMQKQLSNSHPLAQQQMIPQQESKPLLQATPLLPTVQQEQQQKLLQKQVSLADVSEVAFQPISSTNVIPKTGGAMIISGAAQSVVTEEMPSCSTSPSTANGNHLAQSTKNRHCINTERLPPSTAPMLIPTSIDAVTATPTMTKELPKLNNNVKQSVVNSKLPNVVPGPQNCMNNSLQTDNLETSSSATSLCPSRTDGLMHQGFPSSNFNQHQMFKDTLPDVQIEGVDPTTSGLFGINNDNPLGFPIETEDLLINALDSVKYPNHISTDVENNYPMQKDALQEISTSMVSQSFGQSDMAFNSIDSAINDGAFLNKNSWHTAPPLQRMRTFTKVYKRGAVGRSIDIGRYSGYEELKHALARMFGIEGQLEDRQRIGWKLVYKDHEDDILLLGDDPWEEFVNCVRCIRILSPQEVQQMSLDGDLGSNVLPNQACSSSDGVNGWRPRCDQNSGNPSIGPYDQFE, from the exons ATGGCGACCACGAAGCagacgccggcgagctccacggcgaccgcggccgcctccgccgtgccgccgtgcgaAG GGGAGCGCAAGTCGCCGGCGATCAACTCCGAGCTGTGGCACGCCTGCGCCGGCCCGCTCGtctcgctgccgccggtggGCAGCCTCGTCGTCTACTTCCCCCAAGGCCACAGCGAGCAG GTTGCAGCTTCTATGCAAAAGGATGTTGATGCACATGTACCAAGCTATCCGAACCTTCCCTCCAAGTTGATATGTCTTCTTCACGGTGTTATTTTGCAT GCAGACCCAGATACTGATGAAGTTTATGCACAGATGACTCTTCAACCAGTGAATACA TATGGAAAAGAGGCGTTGCAACTATCAGAACTTGCACTAAAACAAGCAAGGCCACAAATGGAGTTCTTCTGTAAGACACTCACCGCAAGTGATACAAGCACACATGGAGGATTCTCTGtgcctcgccgtgccgcgGAGAAGATATTTCCTCCCCTG GACTTCTCTATGCAACCTCCAGCTCAAGAATTGCAAGCCAGAGATATACATGACAATGTGTGGACGTTTCGTCATATATATCGAG GTCAACCAAAAAGACATTTGCTTACTACTGGTTGGAGCCTTTTCGTTAGTGGCAAGAGGTTATTTGCTGGTGATTCTGTTATTGTTGTCAG GGATGAAAAGCATCAGCTTCTGCTAGGAATCAGGCGTGCTAACAGACAACCCACTAATATATCATCTTCAGTACTTTCAAGCGACAGTATGCACATAGGGgtccttgctgctgctgcccatGCTGCTGCCAACAGTAGCCCTTTCACCATATTTTATAACCCTAG GGCAAGTCCTACTGAATTCGTTATTCCATTTGCCAAATACCAGAAGGCACTGTACAGTAATCAGATATCTTTAGGAATGCGGTTCCGCATGATGTTTGAAACCGAGGAATTAGGAACGAGGAG GTACATGGGTACAATAACTGGAATAAGTGATCTAGATCCTGTAAGATGGAAAAACTCCCAATGGCGAAATTTACAG gttGGCTGGGATGAGTCTGCAGCTGGTGAAAGGCGGAACAGAGTTTCAATCTGGGAGATTGAACCAGTTGCAGCGCCCTTTTTCTTATGCCCCCAGCCTTATTTTGGCGTGAAGCGCCCCAGGCAATTAG ATGACGAGTCAGAGATGGAAAATCTTTTCAAGAGAGCAATGCCTTGGCTTGGTGAGGAGGTATGCATAAAGGATGCTCAGAACCAGAACACCACAGCACCTGGTTTAAGTTTGGTCCAGTGGATGAACATGAACAGGCAGCAGAGTTCATCGTTAGCCAACACTGCTGCACAGTCTGAGTACCTCCAAGCTCTAGGTAACCCTGCCATGCAAAACCTTGCTGCTGATGATCTTGCGAGGCAGTTATATGTCCAGAACAATCTCCTTCAACAGAACTGCATACAGTTCAATTCTCCCAAGCTCCCTCAGCAAATGCAAACTATGAATGATTTGTCCAAGGCAGCAATTCCGTTGAACCAGCTTGGTGCTATCATCAATCCTCAAGATCAGAAACAAGATGCTGTCAGCCATCAGAGACAACAGAACTCCATACAAGTAATTCCCTTGAGCCAAGCTCAATCTAATCTTGTCCAGGCTCAGGTGATTGTCCAGAatcagatgcaacagcagaaGCCATCTCCGGCTCAAAACCAGCAAAGGATTAACAGTCAGTCGCTGCTTCTGCCCCATCAACAGCAGGATCAAAATTTACAGCTGCAACAGCAGCTTTTACTTCAGCAAAAACAAcagttgcagcagcagcaacaacaacaacacaaTCAACAACAGCTAAATAAGTCACTCGGACAGTTAGTAAATCTGGCTAGTCAGCAGTCAAAGTTGTTTGATGAGGAGCTTCAGTTGCAGATATTACAGAAACTACAGCAACAATCACTGATGGCACAATCAACAGCTACATTGTCGCAGCCACCTCTAATCCAAGAACAGCAAAAATTACTTATTGACATGCAAAAGCAGTTGTCTAATTCACATCCACTTGCCCAGCAACAAATGATTCCCCAACAAGAAAGCAAACCTTTGTTGCAAGCAACGCCACTGCTACCCACGGTCCAGCAAGAGCAACAGCAGAAGCTTTTGCAGAAACAAGTGTCACTTGCAGATGTGTCAGAAGTTGCTTTTCAACCAATTTCATCAACCAATGTGATCCCCAAAACTGGAGGTGCTATGATCATCTCAGGTGCTGCacaatctgtagttacagaagAAATGCCTTCTTGTTCAACATCTCCATCCACGGCTAATGGAAATCACTTAGCACAATCAACCAAAAACAGGCATTGCATCAACACAGAAAGGTTGCCACCATCCACTGCTCCAATGTTGATCCCAACCTCCATTGATGCTGTAACAGCAACTCCAACAATGACAAAGGAATTGCCAAAGCTAAATAATAATGTGAAGCAAAGTGTTGTCAACTCAAAATTACCAAATGTTGTTCCTGGTCCACAAAATTGTATGAACAATTCACTGCAAACAGACAACTTAGAAACATCTTCATCAGCAACTTCATTATGCCCCTCCCGAACAGATGGACTTATGCATCAAGGTTTCCCCTCTTCTAACTTCAATCAACACCAGATGTTCAAGGATACACTTCCTGATGTACAAATTGAAGGTGTGGATCCAACTACCAGTGGCTTATTTGGGATCAACAATGATAACCCATTAGGGTTCCCAATAGAAACAGAGGACTTGCTGATAAATGCGCTTGATTCTGTCAAGTATCCGAATCATATATCAACTGATGTTGAAAACAACTACCCAATGCAAAAGGATGCTCTGCAAGAGATATCAACCTCCATGGTTTCCCAGTCATTTGGTCAATCGGATATGGCTTTTAATTCCATTGATTCTGCGATCAATGATGGTGCCTTCTTGAACAAAAATTCCTGGCACACTGCCCCTCCACTACAGAGGATGCGGACATTCACTAAG GTGTACAAACGAGGAGCTGTAGGCCGGTCTATTGACATCGGCAGGTACTCTGGATACGAAGAATTGAAACATGCTTTGGCCCGCATGTTTGGTATAGAGGGGCAACTTGAAGATCGGCAGAGAATAGGTTGGAAACTAGTCTACAAGGATCATGAGGATGACATCCTGCTTCTTGGCGATGACCCATGGGA GGAGTTTGTGAACTGTGTAAGATGCATCAGGATCCTATCACCTCAAGAAGTGCAGCAAATGAGCTTGGATGGTGATCTAGGGAGCAATGTCCTCCCCAACCAGGCCTGCAGCAGCTCAGATGGGGTGAATGGTTGGAGGCCTCGCTGTGACCAGAACTCTGGGAACCCTTCCATTGGCCCCTATGATCAATTCGAATGA